The DNA sequence agatGACAGCTCCCCATTCTGAGAGCAGAGAGCTGTTTGCCGCCAGCCACAGAccactccagagcccaggctcttcATCTGCGATCCGCGTAAGGAAGTCCCCCCCGACCCCCCGCCTCCAAATCCCAGACAAAGAGCTATAAAAACTCAGAAAGACGTGGAAGAAATGAACTTTAAGATATAGATGCACTTTTACTGGTGTATTAAATAacatttcagacattaaaaaaaaaagaaatacatcttaATGTTATCAACAACCAGAATTCTAGGAACAATAAGAGAGGCCAGGGTTGTTTTGATGGGATATGATATTGTGTCTAAAACCTCTAATAGCTAAGCCAAGCAGAGTTGTTGGTATGGTAAAGGGAAAGTACTACATGATAaagttaattaactttttttcttaaaaaaaaaaaggaggaaacaaattTCCTAGCTTCCCACCAAACACAAGAACAATGtgaaaatattctgatttttctttaactCCACAACCAAGCAAAGccttaaagaaaactaaaaagccATTTTCTGGCCCTTCTGTACCCACATCTACATAAGGGTCATTGAAATAACTCTGGCCCAAGTTCTACAAAGGTGAGCAAGTTTATTCCATGATTTGCTAGCTGAGTGGCAAGCCCCTGCTACTTTTGCATTATTTCCCATCCTGAATCAAGTAGGGGCAATATGTACCAGGAGCCCTGGTTCTCTCCTAACACCATCTGCCCCCTGTTAAGAGACTATGCATCACTGAAAAAGTAAACTTTCCTGAACAGGGAAAACATTTGTATAAATTTAGCTGTACATCCCATTTAGTCATATTGTCAAGATTCATTCGTAGTACTTCAAAGatgcatctttttctttcattttaaataaacactgTCCCTTTTGCCTCACTGAAATATACAAGCAGACCCGAAGAAACACTTTTACCTTTGACCCTCACTTCAccatccttcttcctttttctgtacAAGCTCCGTTCTTTACCTCATTCTTTAACTTGTCTAGGAATTCAATAGAATCTAGAACAGAGTTCTATAAACTGattgaaaaatcaacaaagaCAAATCACAGAGACCAGTGATAAAAAGATCATTTCTCTCACCCTGCAACCCAGCACTATCCAAGCCGCTTCCACAGTAAGGCAAATGAAAGGCAAATGAATGCAGCATATAGACACACAAGGGCAGGTACCAATGTGCTCACAtgccattttttccccattgttgCTGTTGCATCTCTTTAGTAGTTGCTTTTGAAGAcataagaagataaaaagatgaatgCCTTTATTAAAGCCATTTCACCAGAAAATTTTGCCAACCAGTGTGTGGTTCCCACTGGCAGGAgcgggaggggaaggagaagagtgCTTTTGTTGTTGAATCTGAAATATAAGGGAGGTAACTTCATGGGAACTGAGAATGTTTAGAAGTGCCAAGCATAATATTATTTATGGTCACTCCCTCCATCTGACCTTCGCATAACTCTCCCACACGATCATTTCTTCCCCATCTTACCCCATAAGATTTAAAAGTGACCTATCTTGAGGAAACACAGGAGCTCTTTCAGGATGGCCGTGCTCTGCATTATTGTCTTTAGGGAAACGAAAGGGTTTGTCGTTGTGGCTAGTCAACATTTTAGGGATGACTGCCCCACAAATTTCTCCCAGTGGCAGCCATGGAGTTTTTCACCTTAGCATTGCCATACACTCCCCAAATGGGCATCAAAACTGCCCAAGTAGCTCTAGAGTCTGAAGCGCAAGCATGGGTCAAAACCGTGGCGTGTCCGTTTAACACGTGATGGTTTCCAGACAGTAGCCCCTGTGGCTAAGAACAAAAAAAGCCTTCTCAAGGTCCACTCAGATGCCCTGCAAAGGGCAGATGCTGCTTGTTTTCTGCTTACAACGGAGGGGGATATTGACGCAGAACTCAAATCTATAACCAGCTTAAACATTTTACCCATCAGCATGACTGCAGTCACAAAACACTTCTTCTTTCTGTCACTTCTTGTTCAGACTATTGATAAGATCATTTGGCTGAATCTGTTTGGGACCTGGGTAATATTGACTAGGAGTTAGAAAAGATGATCAGATGTAATAAGCCCAGAAACTACCTTTCAGAATGGGCATATATACTTAAACCACTGTTCCAAGGAGGACTTTAAATAGATCAGCAAACTTGTAAACGAATGCAACACTGCTTGGATTTCTCACTAACCTTAAACCTTGTGATGTTCCGTCTATGACTATCTGAAACAATTTGTTATTAGCATCCCGGTCTTGAGTCTTTTCCTTacgttattttctttttttcctttcttgtttcagATCCTGTTTGCTTGTCTGATGAGAAATAGACACTATTGTATAAACCATTGCAAATTCCATCTTTTTCTGTAAGCCTAACAGGAACAATATAGAGGACCTACCTCTAATCACTTTGTAAACACACATAGTGCATATTGTCAGAATCATTCTTTGTTGAAAGATATTTgttaattatgaaaaagaataatccTCTTTACTAAGCCTTGCTCTTCTGTAGGTCCCAAATTATGTGAGGACATGTGGGTAAAGATCAAAGTCCACCTAGTTCCATGGATGCTCTCCAAAAAAGCACAATCAGATAAGGTAAAGCTAACCTGGAAAGATGATGCAGGGGCACTGCAGATATTTCAGGGGACAAACACCTCTTTGTCAGACCATGAAATGGCAAACAAACTGAAGTTCAAACCCAATGACCatttcaatggaatactacaggCTTAGTGACTGCAAGGTTTGGGACTGATAGTTATTGCAAAGAAAAGTGAATCAGAAGagtattctctctttaaaaaaaaaaagctcctgaaAGTTATAAACATGAAACCTGGcagtatatgtataaaatttattCCAAAACTTTATGAAGTATAAAGGAAGGGAAGTGTTTTACACACAACTCAACTCAGTCAGTATAAGGTCTAGGGTTTTCCCCCCTTAAAACTTggcactatttttaaaataaaataaagatatttcaataATTAGAACAAACTATGAAGGTATTGTGCATTTCTGTTTTAtgtagataataaaatattactttaacataaatatataaggATCTCTGCGTTTTTATTTTCCCCACAAGCACAACCAAATGTAccaaaacaaagtatttttaaagagactgaacaaaaaaaattacatcccATATAGATTTTGCTCACCTACTCATTTAAAGCTACAGAAAAACAGTTTCCAGAACctttttgctttaaaagaaataaatatacattgaGGCAGGCCActtaaaaatgatatgaaaatatttccctgggtagcattaaaaaaaaagaaaatagacaaagaaacatttaaactATTTCTGCATTTCAAAAGACAgatattaaacatatatacatagtgGTAAGGTTCAGTGGTAACTTTCATCTTAGTAAACCTGTGAGAGTTAGAGGAGCTATAGACACGTCCCCTGAACTCCAGCTTCTGACCTTATCCACTTGGTAATAAGAATGTGAAAATTCATTTCCTCGCTTTACCATTGGCTCTATGCCCTGCTCTGGATTGCTTCACTAAAGGCCAGTTCCCACACCTTAGGAACAGGCGGCATGATGCACCCCGAAGCAGCTCCATGCCCATTTCCTTGTGACAGTCATTGGGGGAAATGAAATACAGGCAAATAAATATGCCCATTATAAGCCATCCTTTATCTTGCAAAAACATTGAAAATGAAACAATCACAGGTGTTTGAAAAGACAATATAAAGCATAGTTCCTAAAACATTAACTACTGATTGCAATGCTAATCTGATGCCGAACAATAATTTTCTGGTAGTgagaatttaatttcttaaaataaaaatttgtctaataactaaccagaaaaaaaagccccaaacttTTAAGATGAATAAAAAGTGTTTTCCCTTTTAGCGCCCTTTTGTGCTgattattacttaatattttaactgATCACAGTTTAAtggtatttattttcaataaagttacaagtttttttttacaCCTTCACTTCCCGGTAGAGTCTTTTGTTATGAGAGTTAACCGTTTTCCATCAAGATAAGGTCAAAAAACGCACTTAAAACTGTtaacaaagggagaaaaggaaggattgaaaataacatttttttctacttcatttgGCTTCTTTAGTAAAAGAGGGGGGAAAACTGTCCAAGTCAAACTGgtattttctgtaataaattacAGAAGAAGAGGGTGTGGGACCTTATATATGATTTGATAAACAAATGAGCTAGTGAAGACAAAGTCAGCCTAGAGTGGAGATATTCTCTGTATGCATATGGGTATTTGTGTGCTAAGAATCACAGTCTATGCATACACCATTAAGTTcccagattattttctttatgttaaaaaacaaaagctattaGAGGAACAAAGTTTAACTGCTGCTGTCAGCACAAATAATTCCTCATAATTAAGTTATTAAAACCGAAGGCAGAGAACTGTACAGGGGTGTCTGAAGATACATATTTCCCTAGTTCTCTTCGAAGTGCCACTTTCCTTCTGTTGGACAACTCTGGAAATATATTTAACCTCCACATTTCCTCTGAGCTCTTTCACAATGGGCCCGCCTGATAAAATGAAGCAATCAGTCACTCACTAtcgatttttctttttcttccctcctcaacCTCCCCCAGAAACACTGCCTGAAAATGAAGTTTACTTTGTGGCTGGTAACAAAAACCAATgcttcactttcatttttatattccaaaCAGAATTCTTGCCTTGGATAAAGCGGGTAGACCATGCACATTTCCTGAAAGCAGAGAATTATTTATTCTGTATGAAGTCAATCGGTTTGCTTTGGTAAAAGGAGCAAATAAACGTTATACCAATGTAAGGAGGGGGGAATCTGAAGGTAATCAAAGTTCACAAACAGTAAGAATAACTAGAGGGGCAACACAAGAACATTAGAGATGGGGAGTGGCCAAAAGCTGGCTTCAACTCTCTCCAAGgaataaaaaccaaaccaaaccaaaccaaaccaaaccaaaccaaacccggCAACTTCAAAATTAAcgctgggagaaagaaaaacatgtttgtGAATTTGTTCATGTAAACTTCAATTTTCTTGCAGTGCAAATTTATGTGGTTAAGTTTTGCCTACATCAAAGAACATgtgtatttttccctctttcctgatGGGGATCCACATTAAATAAACACAGCAGCATGTGCCAACTCCAAGCATCAGGAGCTGTGTTTTGTGTTTCTCACGGTTTGGtagatttttttgtctttttggtaatttatttagttttgccaGGTATTTAACTCAGCGCttgccatctctctctctctctctctctctctctctctcacgcacacacacacacacacacattctcttctCACTCTCTCTATGAGACACTCCACTCCATTGCCTGGGTGCTAGCCTGTAAAGGTCAAAACATCATTACACCTGCTACCGTTTAAAGGATAGTCCAGTGCCTTagttgttttcctcatttttttttttctttttaagggacggggaaataataattaaaaagaaaagaacaatcaGAAGTTAGAGAGGGAACAAGGGGGCCGGGAAAGGGTCGCGGACCGAAGGGGAGGGGGAGCCCCgcgctctgcccctcccccccgctCGAGTTCACTGGACGGGTGTCTGTACCCCGTGGTGTGGTGGCGTGTCCCTACTCCCCCCGTACACATCCTCGGCGCCCGGCAGAGTCCCTCCGGGAGGGGtcatccttttctctttctgtctcctgtTACAAAACCAAACTCTCACCACCTCCTTCTCCAGCTGTAAGCTGTCCGCGAGGGAGGTGATCTCCTGGGCCGAGGGCTTGGGGCATTTGAGGAAATGGCTCTCCAGAGCCCCCTTGACGCTCACCTCGATGGAGGTCCGCTTTTTCCTCTTGCGCCCCTGCGCTGCGATCTTGTCTATGCTCGTGGGGCTGCCCGAGGACGAGTCCGCCTCCTCCAACCACTTGTTCAACAAAGGCTTCAGCTTGCACATGTTCTTGAAGCTCAGCTGCAGGGCCTCAAACCTGCAGATGGTGGTCTGCGAGAACACGTTGCCGTACAGGGTGCCCAGCGCCAGCCCCACGTCCGCTTGGGTAAATCCCAGTTTGATCCGCCGCTGCTTGAACTGCTTGGCAAACTGCTCCAGGTCGTCCGAGGTCGGCGTGTCCTCATCCGAGTGCGGATCGTGGTGCGCGCCGGGGTGGCCGGGCGGGCCctgcgggggcggcgggggcggcggctgCTGGTGCGGGTGCGAGTGCGGGTGCGGGTGGTGATCAGCGTGGTGCGGCTCGTCGTGCGCGTCCCGCAGGCCGTGGTGGTGCAGCCCGGCCGGCTGCCCGCCGGCGCCCAGCATACCGTTCACCGTGAAGCTGGGCTGCGAGTAGAGCAAGCCGCCGTTGGACGCTCCCATGGAGGGCGGGAGGTGCGCCGCAGCCGCCGCGCTCCGCCATGCCCCGGGCCCCGGGTGGTGGTTGGCAGCGTGGTGCACCAGATGCGGcggccgctgctgctgctgctgctgttgctgctgctgctgctgctgctgctgctgctgttgctgctgctgcagggCGCCCGGCCCGTGCAGCTCGTCGCCGCGGCCGCCCTGCTGTACCACCACCGAGGGCTTGATGTCCGGCTGGCCCAAGGGGCTGGTGGACCACGGGGAGCCgtcgccgccgcccccgccgccacccccgcccccgccgccgccgccaccgcccccgccgccgccgccgtggGACAGCGCGGTGATCCACTGGTGAGCGTGGCTGAGCGGGTGCCCGTTGCTCTGCAGCGCGCCGTAGTCGCCCTGCACCAGGCTCTGCGCCTCGCGGTAGCCCCCCGCGCCCTGCTGCATGCCGCCCGGCGGCTCGGCGTGCACGATGGAGGCGCTGGAGGTGAGCAGGCTGTAGTGGTTAGACGCTGCGGTCGCCATGACTCTCGGAGCCGGACTGAGCGCTCTGGTTAAAGGAGCCGCGCATTTGACAGTTACTTTTTCGCCTCGGGCTCCTCTCCTCGCTCgctgttctctctcctctctccccagcgGGCAGCTCCGACGCCCGCTCTGACGCCTTCTGTTGCTGCTCCTGCTATtactgctgccgccgccgccgccgccgcctcccgccCGCCCTcgctctctttctcctcctctccctccttgctctctctcactctctgacTAGCTCCGCGCTCcccccctctccctgctctctcCAGCTCTCTCCCGCTCTCTAGGCAGCGCCAGCTCGCAGCGGCACGCGcctgggccccgccccctccgccccctcccATTGGCTCCGCGCCCTTTGATTTACGTGGATACCGCTAGCAACCTCCCAGGCCGGCGCCACTGATTGGCGCAGagctgtcccctcctcctccccccccggGCGCGGAGTCCTCTTAGCCCTCCTCCGGTCCCCCCTCTCCACCCAATTCAGAATCTCAGAGTTctcacctccccttctcccccacccccggcctcctCCGCCCCTAGGATGGGCCCGCCCCCCATCTGTCTCCCAAGCAGACGCGCCGGGCGGTCCCGGTGGAGGAGGGGGGCGCCCCAGCCATCTATCGACCACAGACACTTGCAAGACTTGGGTggcggaggggagggggatgTCAGTCCACCTACTCCTCCCAATAGGGCGGGAGAGGGGgttgaagaaggaagaagagaaaggctgAGTCCCAACAAGCCATGGGGAGTCCGATTTTTATTCACcttgggacacacacacacacacacacacacacacgccaacGTCTCATATCTAGAGCCAGAAGTCAGACTAGACCCCCTGTTGAAGTCTCCTTTCCCCCACAGTTAGAATTTCAGTGCCCATGAGCTTCTTGCTCCAGGGTGTGCGGACACTTTTGCCCCAATAAAGgtcctcttcttcccctccacCCCGCCGCTAGCGTAGGATGTCTTCCTTTTAGGTTCCAGGCCTAATTGTCTTCCAGCCCCTCGGGATGAGGACCCCACGAGAGGCAGGCTCAGCCCGTGCCTCGGCTTGTAAGAGACTCCTGTCCAGGAGCGGAGTTGCCTGCTCTGACAGCGCAGCGGTCTGGACTGAAAACAAAACTCTGAAAGTCTCTGACACATTCAAACACTGGGGCGCGCGCACAGTTTTTGGTTTAGGAAACCAGGACCCTGAGCCGGTAGACCTTTGCCCTGTACCAGGCTACAGGAGCGCCTGGCAAGGAGTGTTCGGCCTCCGGGTGCGGGGGAGGCACCAAGGGCGGCTCCAGGAAGCGGAACCGCGGGGACTGCGTGAGCGCTTCCTCGTGCTCCTGGAGCTTTTGGATGCAACTTTTCCGTTAGCTGCTTCGAAAGGGAGGAAGAGCGTGTGAAGAAAAATGGGCAGTACTAGGGGAACCTTCCTGATCCTAAACTTCGGCGGACGCCAGCTGGTGGGTTGGTCTAACTCAGCTCCCAGGCGCTCACTGGCGAAGCTCCGTGCTTAGCCTTCAGCCGTGAACTCCAGAGCGAGACTGCGGGACCCTGCCCTGGCTGCACAGCTCTTCCCAGCGCGAGCGCGTCGCGCCGTCAGTGCCGTAGCCGCCGGGAGCAGGTGCCTGCCGCGGGTTTCGGAGCCTGCTAGCCGGGTAGCAGAGACCCGGGCGCGGACCCGTGCTGGAGCAGCGGAACCACCGCGCAGGCCCGAGTGTACCGGACGGATACTGCAAAACGAATCAGAAGTTGCTGCCGggaaggcaaacaaacaaacaaacaaaaaaccacagagAAAGTGAATTGCGTCCCCACCTCTCACCCTCGGCCTCGCGCGTTGTAGCCCTAGCGCTGGCGCTGCCGGTGGTCGTGGGTTTGTGAGGGAAGCCAAATCAACGCTCAAGGGGAGCACTTTGGGGCCTCCGAGCATCTTAATCTAGACAGCAAAGTGGAACGGGCCAGAGAATTCATCATGACTAACGAGGAGCGGAGGCCTTTGGGGAGTGGCTGAGCTGTTTATAAATCACCACGTTGAGCACCCGCCCGGGCAAGGAGCTTTGGCTGAGAATTTCCACGTGCCCTCTGTTTACGAGCGTGTgtgtggaagagagagaaatcGTTAGGGGAGGGGCGAGCCCACAGGCCGCCAACGGAACGGACCTGCATCCCCCCACGCGCGCACCCGCGCGGCGAGGCGAGGACACACACCTTGTGGCGCTGGGTTCCCGCGCAAGCGCGGAGCCACTCCGGCCGCTCGCCTGGGGACTGCTAGGAATCCCGTAACTTTGCCGGGCTacgaaaaaatgaaaaagtccaAGCCCCGGAGCGCGCAGACTCTGCGGCTGGCGCCCGCGGCTTTTCCACTGAGAGTAAAGGGGATGGGCGGAGGGCAGGACCGCCTCCCTCCGCAGCAGTTCCGAGTCCCCAGCGCTGGGCGCTTGGCTCTCCCGGGGCTTTGGGAGCGCACAGGCCGCTCGCCAGCCGCGTCCCGCCCGGCCCGCCGCGCCTCTtctcaccccctgccccccggCTGTCCTCCTTCCCCGCCTCTCGGCTGGGAGAACTCAGAGCTCCCACAGATGGAAGGATCCAGCCTCCGGGAAGGGCCGCGTCCGGGCGCTGAACAagctcacccccctcccccttccggGGCAGGTGTCTGCTTTTCTCTGGATTTGATTTCTCATTTCTCAAGGGACAAGGCCCTTTGCAGCCGGTGGGGTGAAACACTCGAGGGAAGAAAAAGGTTTCCAATCTCCGAGGGAACCGAGGCGGCCTGACTCAGAGACACTTTAAAAGTccgcctccctcctctccttctgcctcccttTCCCCAGTCTCGGGCTTTGGGCGCTGGGGTGTTGGGTAGGGGAGCAAGAATAGGCTGCACGTGTACATCCCAACTTCCTGTCTGCAATGGGACTTCACTGGCGATTACTGCTCGGAGATCCATGCCACGCTGACGTCCCGGGTctccactccacccccacccccgcctcatTTCGCTGGCAGGCGACGGAGCCGAAACGTTCCCAACAGGGTAAGCCGGGTGGTTCTACCGGATTAATACACCCAGTAAATCCGGGGGAGTACACAAAGCAATGCCCTACTCCTGGGCCTCAGCCTctgcatcccacccccacccgcgGAGCCGGGCCAATCGCCGGgccggctgggctgggctgggcgcgCACAGTGGCTCTGggtaccaccccccccccaccccccgcgccACTCCCGCCTCCCCGGCTGTCGCCGGAGGCCCGGTTGGCGCGAACGCCGGGTCCTGAGTAGCCTCGGCTTCCAGTCTGCCTTCCGGCGCTGCCCCTCCCCGGGGCTCCGGGAACCTGGGCTCTCTGAGGTTTCAGCCCCAGATGGGGGCTTCTCGGTCCTCCCTTACCTTTCTCCCCCCATCGTGGGCGCCTTTCTTTGCGACTGACCCCGCTGGAGCAGAGTCCGCACGTCTGCCTGCCTTTCTCCACCCTCATAAAAGCATGCTGAAGGTGTCTCGGAGGGACACCTCCAGGTTTCGATTCAGCTCATTCCCTTTCACTGTTCAAAGCTACTGTTCAAATACAGAGGCTGCTTACGTTGACGAGGAGAGGATTTCAAACAACCCTAAAATGCTTTGAACTGACAAGGTGTCTTGATATCTCCCTCACTCCAGTACAGCTCCCCGAGATCATTGGCTAGGACAAAGGCTGAGCAGGCGGTTCACGCGGGCCTCGCAGCCTCCGGGGCTGACTGAGGGGTCCCCTGGGCCCCCTCCTCGAGAACAAGCTCCAGGCGCCCTGAGAGGAGATCCTGGCAACCGCGTCAGCCCGTCCCTTCCCCTAGGTCCCAGCAAGGGCTCTACTGAGTCGGTATCCTGACCTGGACGAGTCTAAGGAATTGGTGCGGACTCCCTCCTGCACTGCCTGGAGAGAAACGACTCAGCGAATCCGAGCTAAACCCCAAAGACCGATATTTATCCCCACATTGTCACACTTCTCGAAAGAGCGAGCCGGGC is a window from the Balaenoptera musculus isolate JJ_BM4_2016_0621 chromosome 12, mBalMus1.pri.v3, whole genome shotgun sequence genome containing:
- the POU3F2 gene encoding POU domain, class 3, transcription factor 2; this translates as MATAASNHYSLLTSSASIVHAEPPGGMQQGAGGYREAQSLVQGDYGALQSNGHPLSHAHQWITALSHGGGGGGGGGGGGGGGGGGGGGDGSPWSTSPLGQPDIKPSVVVQQGGRGDELHGPGALQQQQQQQQQQQQQQQQQQQQQRPPHLVHHAANHHPGPGAWRSAAAAAHLPPSMGASNGGLLYSQPSFTVNGMLGAGGQPAGLHHHGLRDAHDEPHHADHHPHPHSHPHQQPPPPPPPQGPPGHPGAHHDPHSDEDTPTSDDLEQFAKQFKQRRIKLGFTQADVGLALGTLYGNVFSQTTICRFEALQLSFKNMCKLKPLLNKWLEEADSSSGSPTSIDKIAAQGRKRKKRTSIEVSVKGALESHFLKCPKPSAQEITSLADSLQLEKEVVRVWFCNRRQKEKRMTPPGGTLPGAEDVYGGSRDTPPHHGVQTPVQ